acttttcaacactatacacgaccattccccacgataaattaaagactagactttttgacatcatagacagttgcttcttcaacaaaaacggaaaacggaaatattcatatctagtgatcagtcattcaaaaacttactttgttaaacaccactctgattccacgcacaagtactctgaagttgaaataaaaaatatgctagagttcctcattgacaatatcttcgtggtctttggtgatcaggtcttccaacagtctgttggaattcccatgggcacgaattgtgctcctttgttagctgacctgtttttatattcatatgaagcagaatttattcaaaaacttctacgtgagaagaaaaaatctctcgctgtgaccttcaattcgacttttagatatatcgatgacgttttgtctattaacaatgatagctttcattcatatgtcgatttgatatatccgtGTGAggtggaaataaaggacaccacagagtcgtctacttctgcttcatacttagatattttattgaaagtagacattaacggccaactaacaactcaactgtatgacaaacgggatgatttcagcttctccatcgtcaactttccacatttatgtagcaatattctattatcatctgcatatggtgtttatatatctcaactgattcgatatgcaagagcttgttctgggtatagtcagtttttaaatcgaggtaagctactgacaaacaagttgatggtacagggatttcaacagtctcgattgaagtcagcatttcgcaaattctatggtcgttataacgatctagttcgtcaatacaatctcgcattgggtcaaatgctgtctgacgtgtttcataccgattgttaagacgttcttggcacactgattttgactgcggataactccgtttacctgatcaggatatggggctcacggcgggtgtgaccggtcaacaggggatgcttactcctcctaggcacctgatcccacctctggtgtgtccaggggtccgtgtttgcccaactatctattttgtattgcttgtaggagttatgagattgatcactgttcgttatcttcaccttgcatatatacacactatatgcaggtgataatggaatattgctacataaatatggaaagttgacgatagagaaactgaaatcatctcgtttgtcataaagtttagtCGTTAGTTTCCATTgatattttcaataacatatccacatacgaagcagatgtggatgactctatggtgtctttcaTATCGAATCcatttattcttttttcaaaGATCTGGTatgatataattcaaaattgaaaataaagtaCCGGTAAATATACCTACATACAAACATTCATatataaataccaaggataacccatgaaagctcgaaagctatTTCCAATGAGGTCATTTGACGCACGGATGTtcgcgctagggggtcatttatgtgggaggaaaccggaatacccggaggaaacccacatATACGAGCGGGCGACCACCATGCCCTCTCACATACAATCACTGCCAATTACGGGAATCGAACTCAGGTTGCAgtggtgagaagcgagagcgctacccggacaccctTTATTGCTGTAAATGTAAATCTAGCTCAGTATGGTTTGTACCCAGAAAGAAATGATAGCATCATCATTCTCTCATTTCAGTAAATCATAACTTTAGCGGGTATCCAGAGTTTACAAAACTTCTGATACTCTGGGCTCATGCACTAGAAAAAGTTGGAAAACTAGACGTAGCCATAAAAAAGGCACAGGAGGCGAACGACGAGGTAGTcttgaaaacatattttcctTAACTGTTAATTAAAAAacattgttttcattaattcattttctctaaaacaatattgtaattaatatttttcttacaAATTAAAGCTTTGTCGAAACTGTATTCAATAGGAACTAGTATCAAGATTACGGGGAAACCAATGTTCACAATGTGAAAGTGCACCAGATGAAGAGTGGATTAGAGATACAGACGCTTATGCTTTTGCTAAAGTAGACTACAAATTTACTTCAGTCATATTACAATAGACATTTAATGACATTATTTTATACTTATAGTACATACCGTTTCAGTCTCAAGAACAGAGAAAATGTGGCGAGCAACTATCCAAGAAGAAAAAGTCAAGAAGCAGACGTAAGATTTATTTGTTGTTTACTTCACATTTTGAGAACTTGGCAATAGTataaaaactttttcaactTCAGATGAAGTGCGACATTGTTTGATCGAAGCATGTTTCTCAGGTCTGTAACAGTGAGAATTTTCTATCATGCTAACGCTTACTGTGACAAGGGACTTCCGTTTTAAAGGTTGTATAcaaagacccgtgactttcGCTTTGATGCCGTGAGCTTGTCGAGGAAACAGTCATCATAAATTACAATGTTTAACGTCTTTATAAGTTTGACGCGGCGCTTCGATTGAGAATCGAACACAGGACTGCTCACTTCGACCTTAACCATTAGGCAACCACTGCCCGTAAGAcgttaaataattttattttcaaatcattttctGAATGAATTACAATTTTATCATGTATGTCAGCTTGAAAAATTGTCTTTCAGCAAAACGAAGAAATAATGATGACCAAAATCCTACGGGTACTTTTGATCCTTGGAGTGAGAAACAAAAGGTTGAAGACATTCGTGGTGCAATTACTAATCCGAACCATCAAATCAAAAGTTGGAAAGACGTAACAGAGTTCGACTTGCCAGTTACAAAATCCCGAAATAAAAGACGCAGACGACAGATAACACACGTAGAGCAGGAGTCCCAACAGCatcaacaacaaaagaaaaaacaatctAGACGGCGATCACAATCCAGTAAAACTGGTTCAGAAGTACATGGTCAAGATGAATTTGATCCGTTACCTCTTGAAATGTCGATGGAGTGCAAATGGGATTTCGAATCATCTGATGAGGAATATTCATCACAGGATGAAATAAAAAAGACCGAAGAAGAATTCatgaataatttttatgaaGAATCATGCAAAGTTTACAGCAGTGAgcacaaaaatgaaattgttgaCGAAACGTTGTTAGTTCATGGCCTTGATTTATCAGACAGATTCATAAATAGCTTTGAGttcaaagaaaagaaattttatgaCGAAATGTTAAGCGCCGAGGAAagtctgaaacgttgtaaaGAGTCTccacaaaaatacaaacattGTAAGATAGAGATTATCAACCCCCACAAAGCACTCTGCTTTAGCCTAGATAATCATATGGAAATCGAAATATCAGGGCGGTGTAAATGTGGAAAAGTCTTCAATCAAGATCATGTTGTTGTTGAAATTTTGAAACCTCACACGAAAAAATCTAATATTCCAATACAGTCTACTGACGATGAGGACAAAACATACGGGAGGGTCATCGGCATAACCAAGACGAATCAAACTTTACCTAGAAATCCTGTCCTCATTTGTACACTTGACCATACTGTAATGCATCTCGTGAAACCCGTGTGCAAAACAGTTCCGAAAATCTATGTCCTACATAAAAACCGAAAGACAGAATCTCAAATCGAAATCTATAAGTATAATGCAAGAACAAAGGATCTGGAATTCCATCAGCTTAAGAATATTGATCAGTCAAAAAGAAAAGGATACACCTTCCTTGTATGTTTCATCGCATGGGGAGATCTATATCCTCTCGGGGCTGTGATTGGAGTGTATGATACAAAATGTGATATGAAATCTTCCTTACGACTGCTATGTCTACGGAGTAATGTATCAGTATTGTACAAAGAAAATACAGTTCACAAGGTTGAAGAAATCTTGGAGCGAAAGTCATATCTGAATATTGATAAACAGAGAAAAGATTTATCGGATTGTCTTCGTGTTTTCACAATTGATGAAAAGGAATCAATGGACTTGGATGACGCGCTAAGTGTAAGAAcaatatcagaaaatgaattTGAGATCGGTGTTCATATCGCAGATGTTGGAAGTGTCGTACATAAAAATGACCCTATTGATCTAGAAGCACAAAAGAGATCAACGACATTTTATCCTGGGGAAAACATCCCACCGTACCATATGCTTCCTGAACCATTGGGAAAGAACATTTGCAGTCTCCGTCCTGATGCAAAACGAAAAGCTATTTCAGTTTTTTACAAAATGGATAAATCTGGGAAAGTCTTGAGACACAGGATAGAAAGCACATATATTCAGTCACAGCGACGATTTACGTATCACGAAGTTCAACAAATAATATCGGGGACAACTAAAAAGGATGACTTCAAACAGGAATTGTGCGTTTTTCATGATATTACCAAATGCATTCGTTCCAGACGCTTGAAAAATAGAGTTCTTTCATTTCCATTCGAATCATCACAAAATGATTGTAGCAACTCGTATTTTCAATCCCTTGATGCACATGTCATAGTGGAAGAATGCATGATTCTTGCAAATCAGACCATGGGGCAAACTTTGATTGAAAGATTTCCAGATTGTGTCCCTCTTCGCATTCAAAGCAAACCATCATCTTCCAAAGTAAATGAATGGGTAGAGCATTTCCCGGTCATTGCAAATTTTGTCCTCTCACTTCAAAACCAAATTCTTCCGACAGgaaacacattgtcatttgacGAAGTTCCTGATGATCGATTATCACAACAACTGCCAATACAAAAGCATATATGGAACAAAATGGTATCATCTTATAAGGAAGGAAATTTTAAGAATATACAAACGTTAGCAGGCACTGATGAATTTCATCCAAAACAAGCAATGGCCTATGAATCTTGGATTTCATTTCAGGAGACCTCCTCTTACCAATGTTCTGGGTCACCTCATGAAAAATTGCATTTCTCTTTAGGAATGTACCCGTACGTTCATTTTACATCTCCTATTCGGCGATATGCTGATTTGATCGTAAATCGGCTAGTTCATGCTCTCCTTGAAAATACGGAATCTCCATATTCTCAAAGAGAAGTTGAAATGCTGTGTAAGAATATCAACGAAAGGCGACCAAGAGAATTTGAAAGGCAGTGTCGGTTACTTCATCTTGGAAGACAACTTCAAAAGCAGCCTTTGGTTTCACATAGCCTGGTCATGTCAGCGTCAGAAAAATCCATTTTCGTTTCTTTTCCCGGCAAAAGAGAACTAACAAGAACATGCGGTGAAATTCAGTATCATTTACTGAAGGTGAAGTCAAAACCAATTTTAGAAGAGAATGATGAAAACGGAATTTTGTCAGCTCTGTCATGGCAACAGCGATTGTATTCATCACTCGGGTTTTCTTCAGATGCATCAAAATTCAAAAGAGGGCCAGTGAATATAAATCCACACCAAAAAgtcatttttgtttcttttagaAAATGGAAAACATTATTAGACTCTCTCACCAGAGATAACATTAATTCTTTGGAAGATGACAATGTCTTTGAACCTGAGGTTCTGCCCTTAGTTCGGGAGTGCCAAAATACACAAAACGATGCAAGCTCTGAAACGATAGGTGGTGTCATTGGAAAACAATATACCGAGTTCAAATTGACCTTCAACAAAGCCCAAATCCTTCCTCTTCAAATTGGAGCTGAACAAAAGGAAGGAATGTTGATGCCTGTCATTCATCTTCTGGAAATTACAAAGAACGTGAAGTGCTGCATTCAGCACATTTCTAACCCAGTGCGTTGTTTTGCAGCGTACGCCACAAAGCATGCAGGCAACAGAAGGATGGCATTGCATGAATACATTCAGAGATGGCTGAATATATTTAGAATGGAATCCGTGACCAACGCAACGAAATCGATATCAATAGTTATAAACGATTTACTCGTTCACTTTTCTGATTCAGATATATTTGATGGATTTTTCGTCCTACCTAAGACATTCTGTCTGCAAAGAGATATAGATTTCAACTGGCAAAAGGAAAATGAAGAGGACATTGTTTCTTACCAAGCAGATCTGCTCTGTATCCGGTGCGAGTTGGTGAAAGGAGTTCCATCACAACGAAATAAGGCATGCTCACCAGACGAGCGATGGATATGGGTCGGACATGGTGAAACAAAGTTATGTCAAAAGGGTAAAATAAAAGGCGATGTTAAAGTGCACTTCAAGCTACATAAAAGTAGCACTAGACCAGTATCTTCAATGATAGTGCCCAGCAGCCCAACATGTACTGTTGAAATTCTTCAGTTGTCCGACTCAGATAGGTAAGTATCACATGAGTTAACTTCAAGACAGACCGCCCaaattttgatgaaatgtttttgaagtttttattactttttagGCACATTGAAAATGCCTTTAAAGGATTAGCAACAGCACACCTTGCAAAATCAATAGCTCTTCGAGAAAAGATACCTGATTTAGGTAAATCAATTATTGACATTCCTACTGAATTTCTGAGAATTTATCATTCTGTCTAAAACGGGTTCATGAATTCTAAAGTGCTGTATGTTTTCAGACGAAACCCATCGGCGTTTGGCAATTCAATCAAAATACGACACAAAGAACGAAATTCTACAGCCAAACAACGAAAAGCAGTTAGAGGCTATCAAGAAAGCTCTCTCATCGAGATTTACTCTCATACAAGGGCCACCTGGTCAGTTCTTTTAGTATTTACTTCTTTGTAACATTAAACTATCGAATCATCATTCTTTATAGGCGACAATGATCATCGGAGAAATTcgcacaaatatttttaaagatcaaATCACAAGGattgtgtttgtttatttttacgtcCCTTCGATAATTAGATATTAGAATATCATCAGCTGTAGTTGAAGTACCTTAAATTTATACCTATACttagcagtgatggttctttaacTTGTCACCACTTACTTCTATAGGGGATCTCCTTTCTTAAGATTATtttccgaaagacccgtgatatTCTCAatttgatgccgagcgtttggcgaaggagtaatcactacctattttaatgtCAGAGGTTTGAAGCGGCATTGACAtgagcgggactcgaactcacgacctccctgtCACGAAGCAAACGCCCTAACCACTGGGCTACCGCGACTGGTGATATGTCTGCATcattaaatgttattttaattCGTTTATGTTTTACGTTTTATGCCTTGAATTCATAGAATGATGCTATATTTTAAGTATACTATGAAAAAGTAGTCAGGGTTTTGACAACTATTGCACGACCCGAAGGGTATACGAAAATGTAAcattataataattatcatactgattgtccatatttttttcttctaaatgtAGATCAATATTTACGTCTTAATGAAACAACGAGTGATCACTTAGAACGCACTTCCAACTTGTATGCAGATATTTAAAATTCATAGTTTTGATATTCTATTTTAGCATAATCATCAGAAGTGGAGTTATAACTCATCATTTTCATATCAGTCAAATATCTGGacacattttctttacaatGGTTGCATTGGTTAGTGGTAAACTTCAGTTTATA
This genomic window from Ostrea edulis chromosome 4, xbOstEdul1.1, whole genome shotgun sequence contains:
- the LOC125672130 gene encoding helicase with zinc finger domain 2-like isoform X2, giving the protein METDDDWVKFFQAALVCIQERNDPEKALKFCRQLYDSGREYYSGLENERVAWEIYNHCLYLLNERQVCDPFLMTKCFYRVKLLSSNNEDPTNVWLPVLNTPSVSLARKLGLLRDIQEIIDEYSEEEHPIVWHCTMELRISYEHLLSRHSSQEGATELIQREFLKFFIHGGWKLLRKNLAELVCRMCIKLNHNFSGYPEFTKLLILWAHALEKVGKLDVAIKKAQEANDEELVSRLRGNQCSQCESAPDEEWIRDTDAYAFAKSQEQRKCGEQLSKKKKSRSRPKRRNNDDQNPTGTFDPWSEKQKVEDIRGAITNPNHQIKSWKDVTEFDLPVTKSRNKRRRRQITHVEQESQQHQQQKKKQSRRRSQSSKTGSEVHGQDEFDPLPLEMSMECKWDFESSDEEYSSQDEIKKTEEEFMNNFYEESCKVYSSEHKNEIVDETLLVHGLDLSDRFINSFEFKEKKFYDEMLSAEESLKRCKESPQKYKHCKIEIINPHKALCFSLDNHMEIEISGRCKCGKVFNQDHVVVEILKPHTKKSNIPIQSTDDEDKTYGRVIGITKTNQTLPRNPVLICTLDHTVMHLVKPVCKTVPKIYVLHKNRKTESQIEIYKYNARTKDLEFHQLKNIDQSKRKGYTFLVCFIAWGDLYPLGAVIGVYDTKCDMKSSLRLLCLRSNVSVLYKENTVHKVEEILERKSYLNIDKQRKDLSDCLRVFTIDEKESMDLDDALSVRTISENEFEIGVHIADVGSVVHKNDPIDLEAQKRSTTFYPGENIPPYHMLPEPLGKNICSLRPDAKRKAISVFYKMDKSGKVLRHRIESTYIQSQRRFTYHEVQQIISGTTKKDDFKQELCVFHDITKCIRSRRLKNRVLSFPFESSQNDCSNSYFQSLDAHVIVEECMILANQTMGQTLIERFPDCVPLRIQSKPSSSKVNEWVEHFPVIANFVLSLQNQILPTGNTLSFDEVPDDRLSQQLPIQKHIWNKMVSSYKEGNFKNIQTLAGTDEFHPKQAMAYESWISFQETSSYQCSGSPHEKLHFSLGMYPYVHFTSPIRRYADLIVNRLVHALLENTESPYSQREVEMLCKNINERRPREFERQCRLLHLGRQLQKQPLVSHSLVMSASEKSIFVSFPGKRELTRTCGEIQYHLLKVKSKPILEENDENGILSALSWQQRLYSSLGFSSDASKFKRGPVNINPHQKVIFVSFRKWKTLLDSLTRDNINSLEDDNVFEPEVLPLVRECQNTQNDASSETIGGVIGKQYTEFKLTFNKAQILPLQIGAEQKEGMLMPVIHLLEITKNVKCCIQHISNPVRCFAAYATKHAGNRRMALHEYIQRWLNIFRMESVTNATKSISIVINDLLVHFSDSDIFDGFFVLPKTFCLQRDIDFNWQKENEEDIVSYQADLLCIRCELVKGVPSQRNKACSPDERWIWVGHGETKLCQKGKIKGDVKVHFKLHKSSTRPVSSMIVPSSPTCTVEILQLSDSDRHIENAFKGLATAHLAKSIALREKIPDLDETHRRLAIQSKYDTKNEILQPNNEKQLEAIKKALSSRFTLIQGPPGTGKTLTGIKLILLFMKINLKYRQDGGDHKQVVYCGPSNKSVDLVARWIRSHVPDLCPNMARMYGSSIESTIYPIPGRDYLNQSSCKDNRPDPDLANVSLHNLIRKKGKPFAEKLLGYDKIFKEKVDGISNDPEKILDYKRLLNMATQQELKQYDVIFCTTAVATNPKFLKSTEGKIFQLIIDEAGMCTEPETMAPIIATKAEQVVLIGDHKQLQPIIICQEAAELGLSRSLFERYADNAVFLEIQYRMNPKICDFPSKQFYKGKLKTGPIGKWTSPERLRIWRTANTPLLFCHVDGKQESLSVSTEEGNQQSRSNMAEVNHVEDVEERGRQ
- the LOC125672130 gene encoding helicase with zinc finger domain 2-like isoform X1 — encoded protein: METDDDWVKFFQAALVCIQERNDPEKALKFCRQLYDSGREYYSGLENERVAWEIYNHCLYLLNERQVCDPFLMTKCFYRVKLLSSNNEDPTNVWLPVLNTPSVSLARKLGLLRDIQEIIDEYSEEEHPIVWHCTMELRISYEHLLSRHSSQEGATELIQREFLKFFIHGGWKLLRKNLAELVCRMCIKLNHNFSGYPEFTKLLILWAHALEKVGKLDVAIKKAQEANDEELVSRLRGNQCSQCESAPDEEWIRDTDAYAFAKSQEQRKCGEQLSKKKKSRSRPKRRNNDDQNPTGTFDPWSEKQKVEDIRGAITNPNHQIKSWKDVTEFDLPVTKSRNKRRRRQITHVEQESQQHQQQKKKQSRRRSQSSKTGSEVHGQDEFDPLPLEMSMECKWDFESSDEEYSSQDEIKKTEEEFMNNFYEESCKVYSSEHKNEIVDETLLVHGLDLSDRFINSFEFKEKKFYDEMLSAEESLKRCKESPQKYKHCKIEIINPHKALCFSLDNHMEIEISGRCKCGKVFNQDHVVVEILKPHTKKSNIPIQSTDDEDKTYGRVIGITKTNQTLPRNPVLICTLDHTVMHLVKPVCKTVPKIYVLHKNRKTESQIEIYKYNARTKDLEFHQLKNIDQSKRKGYTFLVCFIAWGDLYPLGAVIGVYDTKCDMKSSLRLLCLRSNVSVLYKENTVHKVEEILERKSYLNIDKQRKDLSDCLRVFTIDEKESMDLDDALSVRTISENEFEIGVHIADVGSVVHKNDPIDLEAQKRSTTFYPGENIPPYHMLPEPLGKNICSLRPDAKRKAISVFYKMDKSGKVLRHRIESTYIQSQRRFTYHEVQQIISGTTKKDDFKQELCVFHDITKCIRSRRLKNRVLSFPFESSQNDCSNSYFQSLDAHVIVEECMILANQTMGQTLIERFPDCVPLRIQSKPSSSKVNEWVEHFPVIANFVLSLQNQILPTGNTLSFDEVPDDRLSQQLPIQKHIWNKMVSSYKEGNFKNIQTLAGTDEFHPKQAMAYESWISFQETSSYQCSGSPHEKLHFSLGMYPYVHFTSPIRRYADLIVNRLVHALLENTESPYSQREVEMLCKNINERRPREFERQCRLLHLGRQLQKQPLVSHSLVMSASEKSIFVSFPGKRELTRTCGEIQYHLLKVKSKPILEENDENGILSALSWQQRLYSSLGFSSDASKFKRGPVNINPHQKVIFVSFRKWKTLLDSLTRDNINSLEDDNVFEPEVLPLVRECQNTQNDASSETIGGVIGKQYTEFKLTFNKAQILPLQIGAEQKEGMLMPVIHLLEITKNVKCCIQHISNPVRCFAAYATKHAGNRRMALHEYIQRWLNIFRMESVTNATKSISIVINDLLVHFSDSDIFDGFFVLPKTFCLQRDIDFNWQKENEEDIVSYQADLLCIRCELVKGVPSQRNKACSPDERWIWVGHGETKLCQKGKIKGDVKVHFKLHKSSTRPVSSMIVPSSPTCTVEILQLSDSDRHIENAFKGLATAHLAKSIALREKIPDLDETHRRLAIQSKYDTKNEILQPNNEKQLEAIKKALSSRFTLIQGPPGTGKTLTGIKLILLFMKINLKYRQDGGDHKQVVYCGPSNKSVDLVARWIRSHVPDLCPNMARMYGSSIESTIYPIPGRDYLNQSSCKDNRPDPDLANVSLHNLIRKKGKPFAEKLLGYDKIFKEKVDGISNDPEKILDYKRLLNMATQQELKQYDVIFCTTAVATNPKFLKSTEGKIFQLIIDEAGMCTEPETMAPIIATKAEQVVLIGDHKQLQPIIICQEAAELGLSRSLFERYADNAVFLEIQYRMNPKICDFPSKQFYKGKLKTGPIGKWTSPERLRIWRTANTPLLFCHVDGKQESLSVSTEEGNQQSRSNMAEVNHVVKVYEFLMSHEGMDTHQVKVMSQYNAQCFVIRQALTKKSFINSKVHTVVSSQGGEWDYVIFSTVISLPWYRIETNPTLGWRKHNLGFIADQHQINVALTRARKGIIIIGNKNLLACDPVWRALLKHYSGLGCVVDAAAQDLTPLKRQRRN